A portion of the Clostridia bacterium genome contains these proteins:
- a CDS encoding permease — translation MALLGWLNDQLLKMEWLSNLVAQLVEHVFRLDIGSRLGGSIHFFIYDAIKIIVLLSALVFGISYIQSFFPPERTKKILGRFNGITANILGALLGTVTPFCSCSSIPLFIGFTNAGLPLGVTFSFLISSPLVDLASLILLASIFGWPTAIAYVIVGIVLAVAAGTIIGNSKLEKYVEPFVFSTISSSAGSDEQTLSTRERLIYSRDQAVGILSNVWIYVLVGVGIGAAIHNWIPEAMISAVLGQDKWYSVLLATVVGVPMYADIFGTLPIAEALVAKGVGLGTALSFMMGVTALSLPSIIMLKRVVKSRLLVIFVGMVTVGIMIIGYAFNAFGHLFV, via the coding sequence ATGGCCTTGCTTGGCTGGCTTAATGATCAATTGCTCAAGATGGAGTGGCTTTCGAATCTAGTAGCGCAGTTGGTTGAACATGTATTCAGGCTGGATATTGGGAGCCGGCTTGGGGGCAGCATCCACTTTTTCATCTATGACGCCATAAAGATTATCGTGCTTCTTTCGGCGCTGGTGTTCGGCATCTCCTACATTCAGAGCTTCTTCCCGCCCGAGCGCACGAAGAAGATATTGGGCAGGTTCAACGGTATCACCGCCAACATTCTTGGAGCGCTGCTTGGCACAGTGACCCCGTTCTGCTCATGCTCATCTATCCCTCTGTTCATTGGTTTCACCAATGCCGGATTACCATTGGGCGTCACGTTCTCGTTCCTGATTTCCTCGCCGCTGGTGGATTTGGCCTCGTTGATTCTACTGGCGAGCATCTTTGGCTGGCCAACGGCAATTGCGTACGTAATCGTTGGCATCGTTCTCGCCGTTGCAGCAGGGACCATCATCGGCAATTCGAAGCTGGAGAAGTACGTAGAGCCGTTCGTGTTCAGCACGATATCGAGCTCAGCCGGTTCCGACGAACAAACGCTCTCGACCCGCGAGAGGCTGATCTATTCAAGGGATCAAGCGGTAGGAATCCTGAGCAACGTGTGGATATATGTACTGGTAGGCGTCGGCATCGGCGCTGCGATCCACAACTGGATACCCGAGGCCATGATATCTGCCGTGCTTGGCCAGGACAAGTGGTATTCAGTTCTGCTGGCAACCGTAGTGGGAGTGCCAATGTATGCCGACATATTTGGAACATTGCCCATAGCTGAGGCTCTGGTGGCGAAGGGTGTTGGGCTGGGCACTGCGCTGTCGTTCATGATGGGCGTGACGGCGCTGTCGCTCCCGTCCATCATAATGCTGAAGAGGGTGGTCAAGTCCAGGCTTTTGGTCATATTCGTAGGAATGGTCACCGTGGGAATTATGATCATCGGCTACGCGTTCAATGCGTTTGGACATCTCTTCGTCTAG
- a CDS encoding thioredoxin family protein, whose protein sequence is MNWAKASKILVSVLIMLAVAGIWWLKNPQDGSNGAGGSGVEDSNPDFALHVTEKINLEELKSYGIPIVIDFGADSCIPCKEMAPVLRQLNEELRGKAIVKFVDVWKYPSLVEGYPVSVIPTQVFVDSDGKPYVPEDPDSLGLKMYSTKDTNEHVFTTHEGGLTKDQLLSVLKGMGLER, encoded by the coding sequence ATGAATTGGGCGAAGGCATCGAAGATACTAGTATCCGTCCTGATCATGCTTGCAGTAGCAGGCATTTGGTGGTTGAAGAACCCCCAAGACGGATCAAACGGCGCCGGCGGCTCGGGAGTAGAGGACAGCAACCCCGACTTCGCTCTGCATGTCACGGAGAAGATCAATCTTGAGGAACTGAAGTCTTATGGCATCCCCATAGTGATCGACTTCGGCGCCGATTCCTGCATTCCGTGCAAGGAGATGGCTCCAGTACTCAGGCAGCTTAACGAGGAGCTTCGTGGAAAAGCCATAGTCAAGTTCGTTGACGTATGGAAGTACCCGAGCCTGGTCGAGGGCTACCCTGTGTCGGTTATTCCTACTCAGGTGTTTGTAGATTCCGACGGCAAACCCTATGTGCCGGAAGATCCCGACTCTCTGGGCCTGAAGATGTACTCTACGAAGGATACCAATGAGCATGTGTTCACCACTCATGAAGGAGGACTGACCAAGGATCAGCTTCTATCAGTGTTAAAGGGGATGGGCCTGGAGCGATGA
- a CDS encoding cytochrome c biogenesis protein CcdA yields MNALVNRWLEWFSSSISTNAWLAPVFALLAGVLTSFTPCALASVPLVIGYVGGTAQRDVRKAFWLSAAFSAGMAVTFTVLGTAASLLGRLMQGTGGWWYLALGALMVLMALQTWEIFSFIPSTYAMSRITRRGFLGAFLAGVLGGFFSSPCATPVLVVLLGIVAREGSMAWGMMLLLLYSIGHSVLVMVAGTSVGFVQRLSSSKRYGALSNVLRIGMGAVMLLIAFYMFYLGF; encoded by the coding sequence ATGAACGCTCTTGTGAACCGGTGGCTCGAGTGGTTCTCGTCTTCCATTTCCACGAACGCATGGCTAGCGCCGGTGTTCGCACTTCTGGCGGGGGTGCTTACATCGTTCACTCCGTGCGCGCTCGCAAGTGTTCCTCTGGTGATAGGGTACGTGGGGGGCACGGCACAGCGGGATGTGAGGAAGGCCTTCTGGCTATCTGCCGCCTTCTCGGCGGGGATGGCGGTCACGTTTACCGTGCTCGGAACTGCTGCCTCACTGTTGGGCAGGCTCATGCAGGGCACTGGGGGCTGGTGGTATCTGGCTCTCGGGGCTCTGATGGTCCTGATGGCGCTCCAAACCTGGGAGATCTTTAGCTTCATCCCGTCCACGTATGCGATGAGCAGAATCACCAGGCGCGGATTCCTGGGGGCGTTTCTCGCCGGAGTGTTGGGCGGTTTCTTCTCTTCTCCCTGCGCAACCCCGGTTCTGGTTGTTCTGCTCGGGATTGTGGCAAGGGAAGGCAGTATGGCGTGGGGTATGATGCTTCTGCTGTTGTATTCAATCGGGCATAGCGTGTTGGTGATGGTAGCCGGTACGTCTGTCGGATTCGTTCAGCGGCTGTCATCCAGCAAACGATACGGCGCGCTCAGCAATGTGCTGAGGATTGGTATGGGAGCAGTGATGCTGCTGATAGCGTTCTACATGTTCTACTTAGGATTCTAG